In Pseudomonas sp. MYb327, one DNA window encodes the following:
- the mdcE gene encoding biotin-independent malonate decarboxylase subunit gamma gives MSSYSLRGLNWFNALSVGAKAVNGLPASLKVADGFLGEQPVRFIAVVADPDNRFVRARNGEVGLLEGWGLAKAVDEVIAADQDKPQKRALIAIVDVPSQAYGRREEALGIHQALAGAADSYARGRLAGHAVIGLLVGKAMSGAFLAHGYQANRLIALRDPGVMVHAMGKASAARVTLRSVEELETLAASVPPMAYDIDSYASLGLLWETLSVEQIEQPSKSDLARVTECLTLAISDVATKGHDLSGRLGAVNRAASSKVRQLLREQW, from the coding sequence ATGAGTTCGTATTCCCTGAGAGGCTTGAACTGGTTCAACGCCTTGAGTGTTGGCGCCAAAGCGGTCAACGGCTTGCCCGCTTCGCTGAAAGTGGCCGATGGATTTCTGGGTGAGCAACCGGTGCGGTTTATCGCCGTGGTGGCCGATCCTGACAACCGATTTGTCCGTGCCCGTAACGGTGAGGTCGGTTTGCTCGAAGGCTGGGGCCTGGCCAAGGCTGTGGATGAAGTCATCGCAGCCGATCAGGACAAACCGCAAAAACGCGCCTTGATCGCCATCGTCGATGTACCGAGCCAGGCTTATGGTCGTCGCGAAGAAGCGCTGGGCATTCATCAGGCCCTGGCCGGCGCCGCCGACAGTTATGCCCGCGGCCGACTGGCTGGGCACGCCGTGATTGGTTTGCTGGTGGGCAAGGCGATGTCCGGGGCATTTCTCGCGCATGGCTATCAGGCCAACCGGTTAATCGCCCTGCGCGATCCGGGCGTGATGGTGCATGCCATGGGCAAGGCGTCGGCGGCGCGGGTGACGCTGCGCAGCGTCGAAGAGCTGGAAACCCTGGCCGCCAGCGTGCCGCCGATGGCCTATGACATCGATAGCTATGCCAGCCTTGGTTTGCTTTGGGAAACCCTGTCGGTGGAACAAATCGAACAGCCATCGAAGAGCGACCTGGCGCGGGTGACTGAATGCCTGACTTTGGCGATCAGCGATGTGGCGACGAAGGGGCACGACCTGAGCGGTCGACTCGGCGCCGTCAATCGCGCGGCGTCGAGCAAGGTGCGCCAATTGCTGAGGGAACAGTGGTGA
- a CDS encoding hemolysin III family protein, with the protein MYHGERLNAWTHLVGAVAATVGVVWMLVIASMDGSPWKIVSVAIYGFTLMSLYSASTVYHSVRGRKKAIMQKVDHFSIYLLIAGSYTPFCLVTLRGPWGWTLFGIVWGLALIGILQEIKPRSEARILSIVIYAVMGWIVLVAVKPLLAALGSAGFAWLATGGILYTVGIVFFALDHRLRHAHGIWHLFVIAGSLLHFVAIFFYVL; encoded by the coding sequence ATGTATCACGGGGAAAGATTGAATGCCTGGACGCATCTGGTCGGGGCGGTGGCGGCGACGGTCGGGGTGGTGTGGATGCTGGTGATCGCCAGCATGGACGGCAGCCCGTGGAAGATTGTCAGCGTGGCGATTTACGGGTTTACCTTGATGTCGCTTTACAGCGCCTCGACCGTGTACCACAGCGTGCGCGGGCGCAAGAAAGCGATCATGCAAAAGGTCGATCACTTTTCGATCTACTTGCTGATTGCCGGCAGTTACACGCCGTTCTGCCTGGTGACCCTGCGTGGGCCGTGGGGCTGGACGTTGTTCGGGATTGTCTGGGGATTGGCGCTGATCGGCATCCTGCAGGAGATCAAGCCGCGTTCGGAAGCGCGGATTCTGTCGATCGTGATTTACGCGGTGATGGGCTGGATCGTGCTGGTGGCGGTCAAGCCGTTGCTGGCGGCATTGGGCAGCGCCGGGTTTGCGTGGTTGGCGACGGGCGGAATCTTGTACACCGTGGGCATAGTCTTTTTTGCCCTCGACCATAGACTGCGGCATGCCCACGGGATCTGGCACTTGTTCGTGATCGCCGGGAGTTTGCTGCACTTTGTGGCGATTTTCTTCTACGTTTTATAA
- a CDS encoding flavin monoamine oxidase family protein has translation MSVGWLRACALVMLGLFSVSALAKDKTAIVIGGGVAGLTAAYELQNKGWQVTLLEAKPSLGGRSGMATSEWIGNDKAQPVLNKYVSTFKLSTTPAPEFVRTPSYLIDGVYYTAADLATKDPTTAEALKRYEKTVDDLARSVEDPLNPAANNTLHALDQINVSNWLDRLSLPVTARQLVNQQIRTRYDEPSRLSLLYFAQQSSVYRGVSDRDLRASRLVGGSPVLAQAFVKQLKTIKTSSPVSSITQDKDGVTVKVGSVGYQADYVVLAVPLRALNKIQMTPALDAQHLAAIKGTNYGWRDQIMLKFKTPVWEPKARMSGEIYSNTGLGMLWVEPALKGGANVVINLSGDNARVMQAFGDKQMVDQVLIRLHAFYPQARGSFTGYEIRRYSTDPSMGGAYLAFGPGQISKFWRIWERPIQRVAFAGEHTDTLYPGTLEGALRTGQRAASQVEDLAAGKSFEPAKVGPAATAAAAAGAGAVAAKKGNFFTNLFGGSDDEKKPEPVKAPEPIAPPAPAPAPAPVAAPAPVEAPKPATPVKAEPAKKAPAKTPAKPAAKTEAKKAPAKTPAKKAEPAKKPAAKPAATTETKAQ, from the coding sequence ATGTCTGTCGGTTGGCTGCGCGCCTGTGCGCTGGTGATGTTGGGGCTGTTCAGCGTGTCTGCGCTGGCAAAGGATAAAACCGCGATCGTGATCGGCGGTGGGGTCGCGGGCCTCACCGCTGCTTATGAGCTGCAGAACAAGGGCTGGCAAGTCACGCTGCTGGAAGCCAAGCCGAGCCTGGGTGGGCGTTCCGGCATGGCCACCAGTGAGTGGATCGGCAACGACAAGGCTCAACCGGTTCTGAACAAGTACGTCTCCACGTTCAAGCTGAGCACCACGCCAGCGCCTGAATTCGTGCGGACCCCGAGTTACCTGATCGATGGCGTGTATTACACCGCTGCCGATCTGGCTACCAAGGATCCAACCACGGCCGAAGCGCTCAAGCGCTATGAAAAGACTGTGGACGACCTGGCACGCTCGGTCGAAGACCCGCTGAACCCGGCAGCGAACAACACGCTGCATGCTCTGGACCAGATCAACGTGTCCAATTGGCTGGACCGCCTGAGCCTGCCGGTGACTGCCCGTCAGTTGGTGAACCAGCAGATTCGTACCCGTTATGACGAGCCTTCGCGCCTGTCGCTGCTTTATTTCGCGCAGCAAAGCAGTGTCTACCGTGGCGTTTCCGACCGTGACCTGCGAGCTTCGCGTCTGGTCGGTGGCAGCCCGGTGCTGGCCCAGGCCTTCGTCAAACAACTGAAAACCATCAAGACCAGTTCCCCGGTCTCGTCGATTACCCAGGACAAGGACGGCGTCACCGTCAAGGTCGGCAGCGTGGGCTATCAGGCTGACTACGTGGTACTGGCCGTGCCGTTGCGCGCGCTGAACAAGATCCAGATGACCCCGGCGCTGGACGCCCAGCACCTGGCCGCGATCAAGGGCACCAACTACGGTTGGCGCGACCAGATCATGCTGAAGTTCAAGACGCCGGTGTGGGAACCCAAGGCCCGCATGTCGGGCGAGATCTACAGCAACACTGGCCTGGGCATGTTGTGGGTCGAGCCTGCCTTGAAGGGCGGCGCCAACGTGGTGATCAACCTGTCCGGCGACAACGCACGGGTGATGCAGGCGTTCGGCGACAAGCAGATGGTCGATCAGGTGCTGATTCGCCTGCATGCGTTTTATCCCCAGGCACGCGGCTCGTTCACCGGTTATGAAATCCGTCGCTACAGCACCGACCCTTCGATGGGCGGCGCTTACCTGGCTTTCGGCCCGGGCCAGATCAGCAAGTTCTGGCGCATTTGGGAACGTCCGATTCAGCGCGTAGCGTTCGCTGGCGAGCACACCGACACCTTGTATCCGGGCACTCTGGAAGGTGCACTGCGCACCGGTCAGCGTGCGGCCAGTCAGGTTGAAGACCTGGCGGCGGGCAAATCGTTTGAACCGGCGAAGGTCGGTCCGGCAGCGACGGCCGCTGCTGCGGCAGGTGCTGGCGCGGTGGCGGCGAAGAAGGGCAACTTCTTCACGAACTTGTTCGGCGGGTCGGACGACGAGAAGAAGCCGGAACCGGTTAAGGCGCCTGAGCCTATTGCACCGCCAGCTCCGGCGCCTGCTCCAGCCCCGGTCGCTGCCCCGGCGCCGGTTGAAGCACCGAAGCCTGCAACTCCGGTGAAAGCCGAGCCTGCGAAGAAGGCTCCAGCCAAGACCCCGGCGAAACCGGCAGCCAAAACCGAGGCCAAAAAAGCCCCGGCCAAGACTCCGGCAAAAAAGGCTGAACCGGCGAAGAAGCCAGCAGCCAAACCGGCGGCGACTACTGAGACCAAGGCTCAGTAA
- a CDS encoding 16S rRNA (uracil(1498)-N(3))-methyltransferase encodes MRLSRFFIDAPLSTGEHELPEAQAHYIGRVLRMAEGDALQLFDGSGQEFRATLVEVGKKRVVVQIDESFAGQVESPLQIHLGQGLSRGERMDWAIQKATELGVTEITPIFSDRCEVRLKDERADKRLLHWRQVAISACEQCGRSRVPVIHPPVLLADWLKQTEAQLKLVLHPVAEPLVSHAKPATLAFLIGPEGGLSDAEVEQAKGNGFHAARLGPRVLRTETAPVVALAVAQQLWGDF; translated from the coding sequence ATGAGACTGTCCCGCTTCTTTATCGACGCCCCCTTGAGCACCGGCGAGCACGAATTGCCCGAGGCCCAGGCCCATTACATCGGCCGCGTGCTGCGCATGGCCGAGGGCGATGCACTGCAACTGTTCGATGGCTCGGGCCAGGAGTTTCGCGCCACGCTGGTCGAAGTCGGCAAGAAGCGCGTCGTTGTGCAAATCGATGAAAGTTTCGCCGGCCAGGTCGAGTCGCCTTTGCAAATCCACCTGGGCCAGGGTCTGTCCCGTGGCGAGCGCATGGACTGGGCGATTCAGAAAGCCACGGAATTGGGCGTGACTGAAATCACCCCGATCTTCAGCGACCGCTGCGAAGTCCGGCTCAAGGACGAACGCGCCGACAAACGCCTGCTGCACTGGCGCCAGGTGGCGATCAGCGCGTGCGAGCAATGCGGGCGTTCGCGGGTGCCGGTGATTCATCCGCCGGTACTGTTGGCGGATTGGTTGAAACAAACCGAGGCGCAACTGAAGCTGGTGTTGCATCCGGTGGCTGAGCCTCTGGTCAGCCACGCCAAACCGGCGACGCTGGCGTTTTTGATCGGGCCGGAAGGCGGGTTGTCGGACGCCGAAGTGGAACAAGCCAAGGGCAACGGTTTTCATGCCGCACGCCTCGGCCCACGGGTGTTGCGCACCGAGACAGCGCCGGTGGTGGCATTGGCGGTGGCCCAGCAGCTTTGGGGAGATTTTTAA
- a CDS encoding adenosylmethionine--8-amino-7-oxononanoate transaminase — protein sequence MGLNKQWMERDLAVLWHPCTQMKDHEQLPLIPIKRGEGVWLEDFEGKRYLDAVSSWWVNVFGHANPRINQRIKDQVDQLEHVILAGFSHQPVIELSERLVKMTPEGLTRCFYADNGSSCIEVALKMSFHYWLNRGLPDKKRFVTLTNSYHGETMAAMSVGDVPLFTETYKALLLDTIKVPSPDCYLRPEGMSWEDHSRNMFAAMEQTLAENHDTVAAVIVEPLIQGAGGMRMYHPVYLKLLREACDRYGVHLIHDEIAVGFGRTGTMFACEQAGIRPDFLCLSKALTGGYLPLAACLTTEDVYSAFYDDYPTLRAFLHSHSYTGNPLACAAALATLDIFEEDNVIENNKALAQRMASSTAHLVDHPNVSEVRQTGMVLAIEMVKDKATKEAYPWQERRGLKVFQHALERGALLRPLGSVVYFLPPYVVTPEQIDFLAEVASEGIDIATRDSVSVSVPKDFHPGFRDPG from the coding sequence ATGGGCCTGAATAAACAGTGGATGGAGCGCGATCTCGCGGTGTTGTGGCATCCCTGCACCCAGATGAAAGACCACGAACAACTGCCGCTGATCCCGATCAAGCGCGGTGAAGGGGTCTGGCTGGAGGATTTCGAAGGCAAGCGCTACCTCGATGCGGTCAGTTCCTGGTGGGTCAACGTGTTCGGCCACGCCAACCCGCGGATCAACCAGCGCATCAAGGATCAGGTCGATCAGCTGGAACACGTGATCCTCGCCGGTTTCAGCCATCAACCTGTGATCGAGTTGTCCGAACGCCTGGTGAAGATGACACCGGAAGGCCTGACCCGGTGCTTCTACGCCGATAACGGTTCTTCCTGCATCGAAGTCGCGCTGAAAATGAGCTTTCACTACTGGCTCAATCGCGGACTGCCGGACAAGAAGCGCTTCGTCACCCTGACCAACAGCTACCACGGCGAAACCATGGCGGCGATGTCGGTGGGCGACGTGCCGTTGTTCACCGAAACCTATAAAGCCCTGCTACTCGACACCATCAAGGTGCCGAGCCCGGATTGCTACCTGCGCCCCGAGGGCATGAGCTGGGAAGACCACTCGCGCAACATGTTCGCCGCGATGGAACAGACCCTGGCCGAGAACCATGACACCGTTGCAGCAGTGATTGTCGAGCCGCTGATCCAGGGCGCTGGCGGCATGCGCATGTACCACCCGGTGTATCTCAAGCTGCTGCGCGAAGCTTGCGATCGGTATGGCGTGCACCTGATCCACGACGAAATCGCCGTCGGCTTCGGCCGCACCGGCACCATGTTTGCCTGCGAACAGGCCGGCATTCGTCCGGATTTCCTCTGCCTGTCCAAGGCCCTGACCGGCGGCTACCTGCCGCTGGCCGCCTGTCTGACCACCGAAGATGTCTACAGCGCCTTCTACGACGACTACCCGACTCTGCGCGCCTTCCTGCACTCCCACAGCTACACCGGCAATCCACTGGCGTGCGCGGCGGCATTGGCGACGCTGGACATCTTCGAAGAAGACAACGTCATCGAAAACAACAAGGCGTTGGCGCAACGCATGGCTTCCTCCACGGCGCATCTGGTCGATCACCCGAACGTCAGCGAAGTGCGCCAGACCGGCATGGTCCTGGCCATCGAGATGGTCAAGGACAAGGCCACCAAGGAAGCCTATCCGTGGCAGGAACGTCGCGGTCTGAAGGTGTTCCAGCATGCGCTGGAGCGTGGTGCTCTGCTGCGGCCGTTGGGCAGCGTGGTGTATTTCCTGCCGCCGTACGTGGTTACGCCGGAGCAGATCGACTTTCTGGCCGAAGTGGCCAGCGAAGGGATCGACATTGCCACTCGCGACAGCGTGAGTGTTTCAGTGCCCAAGGACTTCCATCCAGGGTTCCGTGATCCGGGTTGA
- a CDS encoding malonate decarboxylase holo-ACP synthase — translation MVNTLLAHDLLWGMASEQLPADAPAWLVESISAGQPVVVRRALSVAGEIAVGVRGRLREQRYATSMAITSMTRRVTPEELCHVDIDRDLPALQALAQLRPMLDARGWVWGVSGSAGFELASGFTALHEGSDLDLILRTPQPLSRVESRAMVAMLDTVNCVVDMQLQTPFGAVALREWAGSSNRVLLKNARQACLVLDPWNPLEQAA, via the coding sequence GTGGTGAACACGCTCCTGGCTCACGACTTGCTCTGGGGCATGGCCTCGGAGCAACTGCCTGCGGATGCGCCTGCGTGGTTGGTTGAGTCGATTAGCGCCGGGCAGCCCGTTGTGGTGCGCCGCGCATTGTCGGTGGCCGGCGAGATCGCGGTCGGCGTGCGCGGACGTTTGCGTGAGCAGCGTTATGCGACGTCGATGGCGATCACTTCAATGACTCGTCGCGTTACGCCGGAAGAACTTTGCCATGTTGATATCGATCGTGATTTGCCGGCCCTTCAAGCCTTGGCTCAACTGCGTCCGATGCTTGATGCGAGGGGCTGGGTGTGGGGTGTCAGCGGCAGCGCCGGGTTTGAACTGGCGAGTGGTTTTACGGCGTTGCACGAGGGCAGCGACCTCGACCTGATCCTGCGTACACCGCAGCCGCTGAGCCGTGTCGAATCCCGGGCGATGGTAGCGATGCTCGATACCGTCAACTGTGTGGTGGACATGCAACTGCAAACGCCATTCGGCGCCGTCGCCTTGCGCGAATGGGCGGGATCGTCGAATCGCGTGCTGCTCAAGAACGCCCGCCAGGCCTGTCTGGTGCTCGATCCGTGGAACCCACTGGAGCAAGCAGCGTGA
- the mdcH gene encoding malonate decarboxylase subunit epsilon has product MSSLLVFPGQGAQQPGMLQRLSRETLIEASDVLGEDVLLLDSAEALQSTRAVQLCLLIAGVAAARQLSLPADYVAGLSIGAYPAAVVAGALSFSDALHLVSLRGELMQQAYPQGYGMTAIIGLDLVTLEGLLAQVHSAETPVYLANINADNQVVIAGSDAAMKAVAGLAKGCGAGLAKRLAVSVPSHCPLLDAPAKRLAEAFAKVQLKTPTLGYLSGSRARPVINAEALRDDLAFNMCRVVDWRGTVQSAYERGVRLQIELPPGAVLTGLARRVFEQGTVIAFDGARLDTLQALLREEGSRQL; this is encoded by the coding sequence GTGAGCAGCCTGTTGGTGTTCCCCGGTCAGGGCGCGCAGCAGCCGGGCATGCTCCAGCGTTTGTCTCGGGAAACGCTAATCGAAGCAAGTGACGTGCTCGGTGAAGATGTTCTGCTGCTGGATTCTGCCGAGGCGTTGCAATCGACGCGGGCCGTTCAGTTGTGCCTGTTGATCGCCGGTGTGGCGGCGGCGCGGCAGTTGTCGTTGCCAGCCGATTACGTCGCCGGGTTGTCCATCGGTGCGTATCCGGCAGCAGTGGTGGCGGGTGCCTTGAGTTTCAGCGACGCGCTGCATCTGGTCAGCCTGCGCGGTGAGTTGATGCAGCAGGCTTATCCACAGGGCTATGGCATGACCGCGATCATCGGTCTGGATCTGGTCACGTTGGAAGGTTTACTGGCGCAGGTGCACAGCGCGGAAACGCCGGTTTACCTGGCCAACATCAATGCCGACAACCAGGTCGTCATCGCCGGCAGCGACGCGGCGATGAAAGCCGTTGCCGGGTTGGCGAAAGGTTGCGGCGCAGGGCTGGCCAAACGTCTGGCAGTCAGCGTGCCGTCGCACTGCCCGCTGCTGGACGCGCCCGCAAAACGTCTCGCAGAAGCCTTCGCCAAGGTGCAACTGAAAACGCCGACTCTCGGTTACTTGAGCGGCAGCCGCGCCCGACCGGTGATCAACGCCGAAGCCTTGCGCGATGACCTGGCCTTCAACATGTGCCGCGTGGTGGATTGGCGCGGCACAGTGCAAAGCGCTTATGAGCGTGGCGTACGTCTACAGATCGAACTGCCGCCCGGTGCGGTGCTGACCGGGCTGGCGCGCCGGGTGTTCGAGCAGGGCACCGTAATTGCTTTCGACGGTGCCCGCCTCGATACCTTGCAGGCGCTGTTGCGTGAGGAGGGAAGCCGCCAACTCTAG
- the madM gene encoding malonate transporter subunit MadM gives MWDLIEKGLEHNGLVTAFAFVGVIMWVSVVLSKRLTFGRIHGSAIAIVIGLVLAWVGGTLTGGQKGLADLTLFSGIGLMGGAMLRDFAIVATAFEVQATEAKKAGLIGVIALLLGTVLPFIVGASIAWAFGYRDAVSMTTIGAGAVTYIVGPVTGAAIGASSDVVALSIATGLIKAILVMVGTPMAARWMGLDNPRSAMVFGGLAGTVSGVTAGLAATDRRLVPYGALTATFHTGLGCLLGPSLLYFIVRGIVG, from the coding sequence ATGTGGGATCTCATCGAGAAAGGCCTGGAACATAACGGCCTGGTCACTGCGTTCGCCTTCGTCGGCGTGATCATGTGGGTGTCCGTGGTGCTCTCCAAACGCCTGACCTTCGGGCGGATTCACGGCTCGGCGATTGCCATCGTCATCGGCCTGGTGCTGGCCTGGGTCGGCGGCACCCTGACCGGCGGGCAAAAAGGCCTGGCGGACTTGACGCTGTTTTCCGGCATCGGCTTGATGGGCGGCGCCATGCTGCGGGACTTTGCCATCGTCGCCACGGCGTTCGAAGTACAGGCCACCGAAGCGAAAAAGGCCGGGCTGATCGGCGTGATCGCGCTGCTGTTGGGTACGGTGCTGCCGTTCATTGTCGGCGCGAGCATCGCCTGGGCCTTCGGGTATCGCGATGCGGTGAGCATGACCACCATCGGTGCCGGCGCGGTGACATACATCGTTGGTCCGGTGACTGGTGCGGCGATTGGCGCCAGTTCCGATGTGGTGGCGTTGTCGATTGCCACCGGGTTGATCAAGGCGATTCTGGTGATGGTCGGCACGCCGATGGCGGCGCGCTGGATGGGCCTGGATAACCCGCGTTCGGCGATGGTGTTTGGTGGGCTGGCCGGGACGGTGAGCGGGGTGACGGCGGGGCTGGCGGCGACGGATCGGCGGTTGGTGCCTTATGGCGCGTTGACGGCGACGTTCCACACCGGGCTTGGCTGTCTGCTGGGGCCTTCGTTGTTGTACTTCATTGTTCGGGGGATTGTCGGCTAA
- the madL gene encoding malonate transporter subunit MadL, with protein MIIYGVALLAICTLAGVIMGDMLGVLLGVKSNVGGVGIAMILLICARLWMQKRGGMTKDCEMGVGFWGAMYIPVVVAMAAQQNVVTALHGGPVAVLAAIGSVVICGCAIALISRTHKGEPLPDEPEEISPVGTPVGGR; from the coding sequence ATGATTATTTACGGTGTGGCGCTGTTGGCGATCTGTACGCTGGCAGGGGTGATCATGGGTGACATGCTCGGCGTGTTGCTCGGTGTCAAATCCAATGTCGGCGGGGTCGGGATCGCGATGATCCTGCTGATCTGCGCGCGGCTGTGGATGCAAAAACGCGGCGGCATGACCAAGGATTGCGAGATGGGCGTCGGCTTCTGGGGCGCCATGTACATCCCGGTGGTGGTCGCAATGGCCGCGCAACAGAATGTGGTGACGGCGCTGCACGGCGGCCCGGTGGCGGTGCTGGCGGCGATCGGTTCGGTGGTGATTTGTGGCTGCGCCATCGCCCTGATCAGCCGGACTCACAAGGGCGAACCGTTGCCCGATGAACCCGAAGAGATAAGTCCCGTTGGCACACCCGTAGGAGGTCGCTGA
- a CDS encoding LysR substrate-binding domain-containing protein, which translates to MLIDEELTLKKLEVFLAFMRTGNLARAAAELQTSNVSVHRAIHSLESALRCPLFKHEGRNLTPLESAYVLEERAQKLIQDVVESVRLTREAAGFSAERFKLGSLYSLTVKTVPQLIMGLKIRRSELNIDLILGSNFDLLYKLKNMEVDAILVSLDDSIVDPDLEHIPLFSDDIFLATPADSKFAHRTEVDLAEVRDETFITLTQGFATHQDGKRVFEQAGFEPKVAMQVNDIFTLLSMVSSGVGYALLPGRIAAVYENRVKLIPLQEKYRLQQHIGVVFLKAKERDPNLLALLAECRMYANRQA; encoded by the coding sequence ATGCTGATCGACGAAGAGTTGACCCTGAAAAAACTCGAGGTGTTCCTCGCCTTCATGCGCACTGGCAATCTGGCTCGGGCCGCCGCTGAGCTTCAGACCAGCAATGTCAGCGTGCATAGGGCGATCCACTCCTTGGAAAGCGCCCTGCGCTGCCCGTTATTCAAACACGAGGGCCGCAACCTGACGCCGCTGGAAAGTGCTTACGTGCTGGAAGAGCGTGCGCAAAAGCTGATTCAGGACGTCGTTGAAAGCGTGCGCCTGACCCGCGAAGCCGCCGGATTTTCCGCTGAACGCTTCAAACTCGGCTCGCTGTATTCGCTGACGGTAAAGACCGTGCCGCAACTGATCATGGGCCTGAAGATCCGCCGCAGCGAGCTCAATATCGATCTGATCCTCGGCTCGAATTTCGACCTGCTGTACAAGCTCAAGAACATGGAAGTCGACGCGATCCTGGTGTCGCTGGACGACAGCATCGTCGACCCGGATCTGGAGCACATTCCGCTGTTTTCCGACGATATCTTCCTCGCCACGCCCGCCGATTCGAAGTTTGCCCACAGGACCGAAGTCGACCTGGCCGAAGTGCGCGATGAGACCTTCATCACCCTGACCCAGGGCTTCGCCACGCACCAGGACGGCAAACGGGTATTCGAACAGGCAGGCTTCGAGCCGAAGGTGGCGATGCAGGTCAACGACATCTTCACCCTGCTGAGCATGGTCAGCTCGGGCGTCGGTTATGCGTTGCTGCCGGGAAGGATCGCGGCGGTGTACGAGAACCGGGTGAAGCTGATTCCGTTGCAGGAGAAGTACCGGTTACAGCAGCACATCGGTGTGGTGTTTCTGAAAGCCAAGGAGCGCGACCCGAATCTGCTGGCGTTGCTGGCGGAGTGTCGGATGTATGCCAATCGCCAGGCCTGA